Proteins from one Camelina sativa cultivar DH55 chromosome 8, Cs, whole genome shotgun sequence genomic window:
- the LOC104707656 gene encoding callose synthase 11-like isoform X2, whose protein sequence is MRRQRPSVATTAASPSLEVYNIIPIHDFLTEHPSLRYPEVRAAAAALRIVGDLPKPPFVDFTTRMDLMDWLGLLFGFQIDNVRNQRENLVLHLANSQMRLQPPPLHPDGLDPTVLRRFRKKLLRNYTNWCSFLGVRCHVTSPTQSRHQTNVVLNLRRELLYVALYLLIWGESANLRFMPECLCYIFHHMAMELNKVLDGEFDDMTGMPYWPSFSGDCAFLKSVVMPIYKTVKTEVESSNNGTKPHSAWRNYDDINEYFWSKRALKSLKWPLDYSSNFFDTTPKSSRVGKTGFVEQRSFWNVYRSFDRLWILLLLYLQAAIIVATSDVRFPWQDPDVKVALLTVFITWAGLRLLQSVLDASTQYSLVSKETVWLFIRLILKFVVAVAWTVLFSVFYARIWSQKIKDGRWSDAANDRIIVFLKVVFVYVMPELLALVLFIVPWVRNWIEELNLGVVYFLTWWFYSKTFVGRGMREGLVDNFKYTVFWIVVLASKFIFSYYLQIKPLIAPTRALLNLKNATYNWHEFFGSTHRIAVGMLWLPVILVYLMDLQIWYSIYSSLVGATIGLFSHLGEIRNIDQLRLRFQFFSSAMQFNLKPEEHLLSPKATMLKKARDAIHRLKLRYGIGQPFNKIESSQVEATWFALIWNEIILTFREEDLISDREVELLELPPNCWNIRVIRWPCFLLCNELLLALSQANELCDAPDRWLWSKICSSEYRRCAVIEAFDSIKFVILKIVKNGTEEESILNRLFMEIDENMENEKITDVYKLTVLLRIHEKLISLLERLMDPEKKVFRIVNILQALYELCAWEFPRIRRSTPQLRQLGLAPISLDAGTELLFVNAINLPPLDDVVFYRQIRRVHTILTSRDPMHNVPKNLEARERLAFFSNSLFMNMPQAPSVEKMMAFSVLTPYYDEEVMYRQEMLRAENEDGISTLFYLQRIYEDEWVNFVERMRREGAENENDIWSKKVRDLRLWASYRGQTLSRTVRGMMYYYSALKKLAFLDSASEMDIRMGTQIAPEAPRSYYTNDGGDNTLQPTPSQEISRMASGITHLLKGSEYGSAMMKFTYVVACQVYGQHKARGDHRAEEILFLMKNHEALRIAYIDEVILGREVEYYSVLVKFDQQLQREVEVYRIRLPGPLKLGEGKPENQNHALIFTRGDAIQTIDMNQDNHFEEALKMRNLLESFKTTYGIRKPTILGVREKVFTGSVSSLAWFMSAQETSFVTLGQRVLANPLKVRMHYGHPDVFDRFWFLPRGGISKASRVINISEDIFAGFNCTLRGGNVTHHEYIQVGKGRDVGLNQISMFEAKVASGNGEQALSRDVYRLGHRLDFFRMLSFFYTTIGYYFNTMLIIFTVYAFLWGRLYLALSGVEKIAKDRSNSNEALAAILNQQFIIQLGLFTALPMILENSLERGFLPAIWDFITMQLQLASFFYTFSMGTRTHYFGRTILHGGAKYRATGRGFVVEHKKFAENYRLYARTHFIKAIELAIILLVYAAYSPLAKSSLVYILMTISSWFLITSWIISPFLFNPSGFDWLKTVYDFDDFIAWLWSRGGLFTKADQSWFTWWNEEQEHLKTTGVWGKLLEIILDLRFFFFQYSIVYHLRIAEKRTSIGVYLISWGCIIGIAAIYITTIYAQKKYSVKEHIKYRFIQFLVIVLTVLVVVLMLQFTKLTVVDLLISLLAFVPTGWGLISIAQVLKPFLLSTVVWDTVISVARLYDLFFGLIVMAPVALLSWLPGFQNMQTRILFNEAFSRGLQISIILAGKKST, encoded by the exons ATGAGAAGGCAGCGGCCATCGGTAGCCACCACCGCGGCGTCACCGTCGCTTGAGGTGTATAATATCATTCCGATTCATGATTTCTTAACGGAGCATCCGTCGCTGCGTTACCCGGAGGTTAGAGCGGCGGCGGCGGCGCTTAGAATAGTTGGAGACCTTCCCAAACCTCCGTTTGTTGATTTCACAACTCGCATGGACTTGATGGACTGGCTTGGTCTTctatttggttttcaaatcGACAACGTTCGGAACCAGCGAGAGAATCTCGTCCTCCACTTGGCTAACTCTCAAATGCGACTTCAACCGCCGCCGCTTCATCCCGACGGTCTCGATCCCACTGTTCTCCGTCGATTTCGCAAGAAGCTTCTCCGGAACTACACGAATTGGTGTTCCTTCCTCGGAGTGAGGTGCCACGTCACCAGCCCTACCCAGAGCCGTCATCAAACTAATGTTGTTTTGAATCTCCGCCGTGAGCTTCTCTATGTAGCTCTCTATCTCTTGATTTGGGGAGAATCTGCGAATCTCAG GTTCATGCCTGAGTGTCTGTGTTACATTTTCCACCACATGGCTATGGAGCTCAACAAAGTCCTCGACGGAGAGTTTGATGATATGACCGGAATGCCTTACTGGCCTTCCTTCTCCGGTGATTGTGCCTTCCTCAAGAGTGTGGTCATGCCGATTTATAAGACGGTTAAGACGGAGGTTGAGAGTAGCAACAATGGGACGAAGCCACACTCTGCTTGGAGAAACTACGACGACATCAATGAGTACTTTTGGAGTAAGAGAGCCTTGAAGAGCCTTAAATGGCCTCTTGATTATTCCAGTAATTTCTTCGATACGACACCTAAAAGCAGTAGAGTTGGGAAGACTGGTTTTGTCGAGCAAAGATCATTTTGGAATGTCTATAGAAGCTTTGATCGGTTATGGATTCTATTGCTTCTCTACTTGCAGGCAGCTATTATTGTGGCTACCAGTGATGTTCGGTTTCCTTGGCAAGATCCTGATGTAAAG GTTGCATTGTTGACTGTTTTCATTACATGGGCGGGCTTGAGGTTGCTCCAATCTGTGCTCGATGCTAGTACTCAGTACAGTTTGGTGAGCAAAGAAACTGTCTGGCTTTTCATCAGATTAATTTTGAAGTTCGTTGTGGCTGTGGCATGGACAGTTTTGTTTTCGGTCTTCTATGCAAGGATTTGGAGCCAGAAAATTAAGGATGGTAGGTGGTCTGATGCTGCAAACGATAGGATTATCGTGTTTCTCAAGGTAGTATTCGTGTATGTTATGCCTGAGTTATTGGCTCTTGTACTCTTTATTGTTCCTTGGGTAAGAAACTGGATCGAGGAGCTGAATCTGGGAGTTGTATACTTTCTGACATGGTGGTTCTATAGCAAGACTTTTGTTGGTCGTGGGATGAGGGAAGGCCTGGTGGACAATTTCAAATATACAGTCTTTTGGATTGTTGTATTGGCCTCTAAATTCATATTCAGTTACTACTTACAAATTAAGCCTCTTATTGCTCCGACCAGGGCACTACTGAACCTTAAGAATGCGACCTACAATTGGCATGAGTTTTTTGGCAGCACTCACAGGATAGCAGTAGGGATGCTCTGGCTCCCTGTGATTTTGGTTTACCTGATGGATTTGCAAATTTGGTACTCGATCTACTCATCCCTTGTAGGTGCAACAATTGGTCTGTTTTCTCACTTGGGGGAGATCCGAAACATTGATCAGTTGAGACTTAGATTTCAGTTTTTCTCAAGTGCTATGCAGTTTAACCTTAAACCTGAAGAGCATCTTCTGAGCCCTAAAGCAACAATGCTAAAGAAGGCTCGTGATGCTATACACCGGCTGAAATTGCGCTATGGAATTGGTCAGCCTTTCAACAAGATCGAATCCAGTCAAGTTGAAGCAACTTGGTTTGCCCTGATTTGGAATGAGATAATCCTCACATTTAGGGAGGAAGACCTAATTAGTGACAGGGAGGTTGAGCTGCTAGAGTTGCCGCCTAATTGTTGGAATATTCGGGTTATCCGTTGGCCGTGTTTCCTCCTTTGCAATGAGCTCCTGCTTGCTCTAAGTCAGGCAAACGAGCTCTGTGACGCTCCTGATCGCTGGCTTTGGTCAAAAATCTGTAGCAGTGAGTACAGGCGTTGTGCTGTTATAGAAGCTTTTGATAGCATCAAGTTTGTGATtcttaaaattgttaaaaatggCACAGAGGAAGAATCCATACTGAACAGGTTGTTTATGGAGATTGATGAAAATATGGAAAACGAAAAGATAACTGATGTATATAAGCTGACGGTACTACTTCGGATTCATGAAAAGCTGATATCACTTCTTGAGCGTCTGATGGACCCAGAAAAGAAAGTATTCAGGATCGTGAATATACTGCAAGCTCTGTATGAACTCTGTGCATGGGAGTTTCCAAGAATTAGGAGGAGCACTCCGCAGTTACGACAGCTTGGCTTGGCACCCATTAGTTTGGATGCAGGCACTGAATTGCTGTTTGTCAATGCCATTAATCTCCCTCCTCTTGATGATGTTGTCTTTTATAGGCAGATTCGTCGGGTCCATACAATTCTTACTTCTAGAGATCCAATGCATAATGTGCCAAAGAATCTTGAGGCCAGAGAGCGTCTTGCTTTCTTTAGCAACTCTCTCTTTATGAACATGCCCCAGGCTCCCAGTGTAGAAAAGATGATGGCTTTCAGCGTGTTGACTCCTTACTATGACGAAGAGGTGATGTATCGACAAGAAATGCTCCGAGCTGAGAATGAGGATGGAATATCTACCCTATTCTACCTTCAAAGAATCTATGAGGATGAATGGGTGAATTTTGTGGAGCGGATGCGTAGAGAGGGAGCAGAAAATGAGAATGATATTTGGTCGAAGAAGGTTAGAGATCTTCGCCTCTGGGCTTCATATAGGGGACAGACGTTGTCCAGAACAGTGCGAGGGATGATGTATTATTATAGTGCCTTGAAGAAGCTTGCCTTTCTTGATTCTGCTTCTGAAATGGACATCAGGATGGGAACTCAGATTGCTCCTGAGGCACCCCGTTCTTACTACACAAATGATGGTGGGGATAACACACTGCAGCCAACACCTTCTCAGGAAATCAGCAGAATGGCTAGTGGTATAACCCATTTGCTTAAAGGGTCTGAGTATGGGAGTGCAATGatgaaattcacatatgttgtgGCATGCCAAGTTTATGGACAGCATAAAGCAAGGGGGGACCATAGAGCTGAGGAGATTCTGTTCCTGATGAAAAATCATGAGGCTCTCCGTATTGCATATATTGATGAGGTCATCTTGGGAAGGGAGGTCGAGTACTACTCGGTTCTTGTGAAATTTGATCAACAACTTCAAAGAGAGGTCGAG GTCTATCGTATCAGACTACCAGGCCCCTTGAAGCTTGGCGAGGGAAAAccagaaaaccaaaaccatgcTCTAATCTTTACACGAGGAGATGCGATTCAGACCATTGATATGAATCAAGATAACCATTTTGAGGAGGCTCTTAAGATGAGGAACTTGTTGGAATCATTCAAGACTACCTATGGCATAAGGAAGCCCACTATTCTTGGAGTCCGTGAGAAAGTTTTCACTGGTTCGGTATCTTCACTCGCATGGTTCATGTCTGCTCAGGAAACAAGTTTTGTAACCTTAGGACAGCGTGTTCTTGCCAACCCACTGAAAGTGAGGATGCATTATGGTCATCCGGATGTATTTgatcggttttggtttttgccTCGGGGTGGAATTAGCAAGGCCTCAAGAGTTATAAATATCAGTGAGGATATATTTGCTGGATTCAATTGTACTTTAAGAGGTGGGAACGTGACACACCATGAATACATTCAGGTAGGCAAAGGAAGGGATGTGGGTTTGAATCAGATCTCTATGTTTGAAGCCAAGGTAGCGAGTGGTAATGGTGAGCAAGCATTGAGCAGAGATGTATACAGGCTAGGTCACAGGCTGGACTTTTTTAGAATGCTCTCTTTCTTCTACACAACGATTGGCTACTACTTCAACACAATGTTGATAATATTTACAGTTTATGCATTCTTGTGGGGTCGGCTTTATCTAGCACTTAGTGGTGTTGAGAAAATAGCAAAGGATAGGAGTAACAGCAATGAAGCTCTTGCTGCAATCTTGAATCAACAATTTATTATTCAGCTAGGACTTTTCACTGCACTTCCAATGATTCTTGAAAATTCTCTGGAGCGTGGGTTTCTTCCAGCGATTTGGGACTTCATAACAATGCAGCTGCAACTTGCATCGTTTTTCTACACGTTTTCCATGGGAACTCGAACCCATTACTTTGGCCGGACAATACTCCATGGTGGAGCCAAGTATCGTGCAACTGGAAGAGGGTTCGTAGTGGAGCATAAGAAATTTGCCGAGAACTACAGATTGTATGCTCGAACTCATTTCATCAAGGCTATTGAGCTCGCGATTATTCTGTTGGTATATGCGGCTTATAGCCCATTGGCTAAGAGTTCGCTTGTTTACATACTGATGACGATATCGAGCTGGTTCCTTATTACATCTTGGATTATTTCTCCATTTCTGTTTAACCCGTCTGGTTTTGACTGGCTCAAAACAGTGTATGATTTTGACGATTTCATTGCGTGGCTATGGTCTAGAGGCGGGTTGTTTACGAAAGCAGATCAGAGTTGGTTTACGTGGTGGAATGAGGAACAAGAGCATCTCAAAACAACCGGAGTGTGGGGGAAACTGCTTGAGATTATACTTGATCTtcgcttcttctttttccagtACAGTATTGTGTACCATCTTCGCATCGCAGAGAAGCGGACCAGTATTGGGGTATACTTGATTTCTTGGGGATGCATCATCGGAATTGCTGCGATATACATCACAACAATCTATGCTCAGAAGAAATATTCTGTCAAGGAGCATATTAAATACCGATTCATTCAGTTCTTAGTAATCGTCCTCACGGTTCTTGTGGTCGTGCTGATGCTGCAGTTCACTAAACTTACAGTTGTTGATTTGTTGATTAGTCTCTTGGCTTTTGTTCCCACAGGCTGGGGATTGATTTCCATAGCTCAAGTATTGAAACCGTTTCTGTTATCAACAGTGGTTTGGGACACAGTAATCTCTGTTGCTCGCCTTTACGACCTCTTCTTTGGGCTGATAGTTATGGCTCCAGTTGCATTGCTTTCATGGTTGCCCGGTTTTCAGAATATGCAAACACGGATTTTGTTCAATGAAGCTTTTAGCAGAGGGTTACAGATCTCTATCATTCTCGCTGGCAAAAAATCCACTTGA
- the LOC104707656 gene encoding callose synthase 11-like isoform X1, giving the protein MRRQRPSVATTAASPSLEVYNIIPIHDFLTEHPSLRYPEVRAAAAALRIVGDLPKPPFVDFTTRMDLMDWLGLLFGFQIDNVRNQRENLVLHLANSQMRLQPPPLHPDGLDPTVLRRFRKKLLRNYTNWCSFLGVRCHVTSPTQSRHQTNVVLNLRRELLYVALYLLIWGESANLRFMPECLCYIFHHMAMELNKVLDGEFDDMTGMPYWPSFSGDCAFLKSVVMPIYKTVKTEVESSNNGTKPHSAWRNYDDINEYFWSKRALKSLKWPLDYSSNFFDTTPKSSRVGKTGFVEQRSFWNVYRSFDRLWILLLLYLQAAIIVATSDVRFPWQDPDVKVALLTVFITWAGLRLLQSVLDASTQYSLVSKETVWLFIRLILKFVVAVAWTVLFSVFYARIWSQKIKDGRWSDAANDRIIVFLKVVFVYVMPELLALVLFIVPWVRNWIEELNLGVVYFLTWWFYSKTFVGRGMREGLVDNFKYTVFWIVVLASKFIFSYYLQIKPLIAPTRALLNLKNATYNWHEFFGSTHRIAVGMLWLPVILVYLMDLQIWYSIYSSLVGATIGLFSHLGEIRNIDQLRLRFQFFSSAMQFNLKPEEHLLSPKATMLKKARDAIHRLKLRYGIGQPFNKIESSQVEATWFALIWNEIILTFREEDLISDREVELLELPPNCWNIRVIRWPCFLLCNELLLALSQANELCDAPDRWLWSKICSSEYRRCAVIEAFDSIKFVILKIVKNGTEEESILNRLFMEIDENMENEKITDVYKLTVLLRIHEKLISLLERLMDPEKKVFRIVNILQALYELCAWEFPRIRRSTPQLRQLGLAPISLDAGTELLFVNAINLPPLDDVVFYRQIRRVHTILTSRDPMHNVPKNLEARERLAFFSNSLFMNMPQAPSVEKMMAFSVLTPYYDEEVMYRQEMLRAENEDGISTLFYLQRIYEDEWVNFVERMRREGAENENDIWSKKVRDLRLWASYRGQTLSRTVRGMMYYYSALKKLAFLDSASEMDIRMGTQIAPEAPRSYYTNDGGDNTLQPTPSQEISRMASGITHLLKGSEYGSAMMKFTYVVACQVYGQHKARGDHRAEEILFLMKNHEALRIAYIDEVILGREVEYYSVLVKFDQQLQREVEVYRIRLPGPLKLGEGKPENQNHALIFTRGDAIQTIDMNQDNHFEEALKMRNLLESFKTTYGIRKPTILGVREKVFTGSVSSLAWFMSAQETSFVTLGQRVLANPLKVRMHYGHPDVFDRFWFLPRGGISKASRVINISEDIFAGFNCTLRGGNVTHHEYIQVGKGRDVGLNQISMFEAKVASGNGEQALSRDVYRLGHRLDFFRMLSFFYTTIGYYFNTMLIIFTVYAFLWGRLYLALSGVEKIAKDRSNSNEALAAILNQQFIIQLGLFTALPMILENSLERGFLPAIWDFITMQLQLASFFYTFSMGTRTHYFGRTILHGGAKYRATGRGFVVEHKKFAENYRLYARTHFIKAIELAIILLVYAAYSPLAKSSLVYILMTISSWFLITSWIISPFLFNPSGFDWLKTVYDFDDFIAWLWSRGGLFTKADQSWFTWWNEEQEHLKTTGVWGKLLEIILDLRFFFFQYSIVYHLRIAEKRTSIGVYLISWGCIIGIAAIYITTIYAQKKYSVKEHIKYRFIQFLVIVLTVLVVVLMLQFTKLTVVDLLISLLAFVPTGWGLISIAQVLKPFLLSTVVWDTVISVARLYDLFFGLIVMAPVALLSWLPGFQNMQTRILFNEAFSRGLQISIILAGKKST; this is encoded by the exons ATGAGAAGGCAGCGGCCATCGGTAGCCACCACCGCGGCGTCACCGTCGCTTGAGGTGTATAATATCATTCCGATTCATGATTTCTTAACGGAGCATCCGTCGCTGCGTTACCCGGAGGTTAGAGCGGCGGCGGCGGCGCTTAGAATAGTTGGAGACCTTCCCAAACCTCCGTTTGTTGATTTCACAACTCGCATGGACTTGATGGACTGGCTTGGTCTTctatttggttttcaaatcGACAACGTTCGGAACCAGCGAGAGAATCTCGTCCTCCACTTGGCTAACTCTCAAATGCGACTTCAACCGCCGCCGCTTCATCCCGACGGTCTCGATCCCACTGTTCTCCGTCGATTTCGCAAGAAGCTTCTCCGGAACTACACGAATTGGTGTTCCTTCCTCGGAGTGAGGTGCCACGTCACCAGCCCTACCCAGAGCCGTCATCAAACTAATGTTGTTTTGAATCTCCGCCGTGAGCTTCTCTATGTAGCTCTCTATCTCT TGATTTGGGGAGAATCTGCGAATCTCAGGTTCATGCCTGAGTGTCTGTGTTACATTTTCCACCACATGGCTATGGAGCTCAACAAAGTCCTCGACGGAGAGTTTGATGATATGACCGGAATGCCTTACTGGCCTTCCTTCTCCGGTGATTGTGCCTTCCTCAAGAGTGTGGTCATGCCGATTTATAAGACGGTTAAGACGGAGGTTGAGAGTAGCAACAATGGGACGAAGCCACACTCTGCTTGGAGAAACTACGACGACATCAATGAGTACTTTTGGAGTAAGAGAGCCTTGAAGAGCCTTAAATGGCCTCTTGATTATTCCAGTAATTTCTTCGATACGACACCTAAAAGCAGTAGAGTTGGGAAGACTGGTTTTGTCGAGCAAAGATCATTTTGGAATGTCTATAGAAGCTTTGATCGGTTATGGATTCTATTGCTTCTCTACTTGCAGGCAGCTATTATTGTGGCTACCAGTGATGTTCGGTTTCCTTGGCAAGATCCTGATGTAAAG GTTGCATTGTTGACTGTTTTCATTACATGGGCGGGCTTGAGGTTGCTCCAATCTGTGCTCGATGCTAGTACTCAGTACAGTTTGGTGAGCAAAGAAACTGTCTGGCTTTTCATCAGATTAATTTTGAAGTTCGTTGTGGCTGTGGCATGGACAGTTTTGTTTTCGGTCTTCTATGCAAGGATTTGGAGCCAGAAAATTAAGGATGGTAGGTGGTCTGATGCTGCAAACGATAGGATTATCGTGTTTCTCAAGGTAGTATTCGTGTATGTTATGCCTGAGTTATTGGCTCTTGTACTCTTTATTGTTCCTTGGGTAAGAAACTGGATCGAGGAGCTGAATCTGGGAGTTGTATACTTTCTGACATGGTGGTTCTATAGCAAGACTTTTGTTGGTCGTGGGATGAGGGAAGGCCTGGTGGACAATTTCAAATATACAGTCTTTTGGATTGTTGTATTGGCCTCTAAATTCATATTCAGTTACTACTTACAAATTAAGCCTCTTATTGCTCCGACCAGGGCACTACTGAACCTTAAGAATGCGACCTACAATTGGCATGAGTTTTTTGGCAGCACTCACAGGATAGCAGTAGGGATGCTCTGGCTCCCTGTGATTTTGGTTTACCTGATGGATTTGCAAATTTGGTACTCGATCTACTCATCCCTTGTAGGTGCAACAATTGGTCTGTTTTCTCACTTGGGGGAGATCCGAAACATTGATCAGTTGAGACTTAGATTTCAGTTTTTCTCAAGTGCTATGCAGTTTAACCTTAAACCTGAAGAGCATCTTCTGAGCCCTAAAGCAACAATGCTAAAGAAGGCTCGTGATGCTATACACCGGCTGAAATTGCGCTATGGAATTGGTCAGCCTTTCAACAAGATCGAATCCAGTCAAGTTGAAGCAACTTGGTTTGCCCTGATTTGGAATGAGATAATCCTCACATTTAGGGAGGAAGACCTAATTAGTGACAGGGAGGTTGAGCTGCTAGAGTTGCCGCCTAATTGTTGGAATATTCGGGTTATCCGTTGGCCGTGTTTCCTCCTTTGCAATGAGCTCCTGCTTGCTCTAAGTCAGGCAAACGAGCTCTGTGACGCTCCTGATCGCTGGCTTTGGTCAAAAATCTGTAGCAGTGAGTACAGGCGTTGTGCTGTTATAGAAGCTTTTGATAGCATCAAGTTTGTGATtcttaaaattgttaaaaatggCACAGAGGAAGAATCCATACTGAACAGGTTGTTTATGGAGATTGATGAAAATATGGAAAACGAAAAGATAACTGATGTATATAAGCTGACGGTACTACTTCGGATTCATGAAAAGCTGATATCACTTCTTGAGCGTCTGATGGACCCAGAAAAGAAAGTATTCAGGATCGTGAATATACTGCAAGCTCTGTATGAACTCTGTGCATGGGAGTTTCCAAGAATTAGGAGGAGCACTCCGCAGTTACGACAGCTTGGCTTGGCACCCATTAGTTTGGATGCAGGCACTGAATTGCTGTTTGTCAATGCCATTAATCTCCCTCCTCTTGATGATGTTGTCTTTTATAGGCAGATTCGTCGGGTCCATACAATTCTTACTTCTAGAGATCCAATGCATAATGTGCCAAAGAATCTTGAGGCCAGAGAGCGTCTTGCTTTCTTTAGCAACTCTCTCTTTATGAACATGCCCCAGGCTCCCAGTGTAGAAAAGATGATGGCTTTCAGCGTGTTGACTCCTTACTATGACGAAGAGGTGATGTATCGACAAGAAATGCTCCGAGCTGAGAATGAGGATGGAATATCTACCCTATTCTACCTTCAAAGAATCTATGAGGATGAATGGGTGAATTTTGTGGAGCGGATGCGTAGAGAGGGAGCAGAAAATGAGAATGATATTTGGTCGAAGAAGGTTAGAGATCTTCGCCTCTGGGCTTCATATAGGGGACAGACGTTGTCCAGAACAGTGCGAGGGATGATGTATTATTATAGTGCCTTGAAGAAGCTTGCCTTTCTTGATTCTGCTTCTGAAATGGACATCAGGATGGGAACTCAGATTGCTCCTGAGGCACCCCGTTCTTACTACACAAATGATGGTGGGGATAACACACTGCAGCCAACACCTTCTCAGGAAATCAGCAGAATGGCTAGTGGTATAACCCATTTGCTTAAAGGGTCTGAGTATGGGAGTGCAATGatgaaattcacatatgttgtgGCATGCCAAGTTTATGGACAGCATAAAGCAAGGGGGGACCATAGAGCTGAGGAGATTCTGTTCCTGATGAAAAATCATGAGGCTCTCCGTATTGCATATATTGATGAGGTCATCTTGGGAAGGGAGGTCGAGTACTACTCGGTTCTTGTGAAATTTGATCAACAACTTCAAAGAGAGGTCGAG GTCTATCGTATCAGACTACCAGGCCCCTTGAAGCTTGGCGAGGGAAAAccagaaaaccaaaaccatgcTCTAATCTTTACACGAGGAGATGCGATTCAGACCATTGATATGAATCAAGATAACCATTTTGAGGAGGCTCTTAAGATGAGGAACTTGTTGGAATCATTCAAGACTACCTATGGCATAAGGAAGCCCACTATTCTTGGAGTCCGTGAGAAAGTTTTCACTGGTTCGGTATCTTCACTCGCATGGTTCATGTCTGCTCAGGAAACAAGTTTTGTAACCTTAGGACAGCGTGTTCTTGCCAACCCACTGAAAGTGAGGATGCATTATGGTCATCCGGATGTATTTgatcggttttggtttttgccTCGGGGTGGAATTAGCAAGGCCTCAAGAGTTATAAATATCAGTGAGGATATATTTGCTGGATTCAATTGTACTTTAAGAGGTGGGAACGTGACACACCATGAATACATTCAGGTAGGCAAAGGAAGGGATGTGGGTTTGAATCAGATCTCTATGTTTGAAGCCAAGGTAGCGAGTGGTAATGGTGAGCAAGCATTGAGCAGAGATGTATACAGGCTAGGTCACAGGCTGGACTTTTTTAGAATGCTCTCTTTCTTCTACACAACGATTGGCTACTACTTCAACACAATGTTGATAATATTTACAGTTTATGCATTCTTGTGGGGTCGGCTTTATCTAGCACTTAGTGGTGTTGAGAAAATAGCAAAGGATAGGAGTAACAGCAATGAAGCTCTTGCTGCAATCTTGAATCAACAATTTATTATTCAGCTAGGACTTTTCACTGCACTTCCAATGATTCTTGAAAATTCTCTGGAGCGTGGGTTTCTTCCAGCGATTTGGGACTTCATAACAATGCAGCTGCAACTTGCATCGTTTTTCTACACGTTTTCCATGGGAACTCGAACCCATTACTTTGGCCGGACAATACTCCATGGTGGAGCCAAGTATCGTGCAACTGGAAGAGGGTTCGTAGTGGAGCATAAGAAATTTGCCGAGAACTACAGATTGTATGCTCGAACTCATTTCATCAAGGCTATTGAGCTCGCGATTATTCTGTTGGTATATGCGGCTTATAGCCCATTGGCTAAGAGTTCGCTTGTTTACATACTGATGACGATATCGAGCTGGTTCCTTATTACATCTTGGATTATTTCTCCATTTCTGTTTAACCCGTCTGGTTTTGACTGGCTCAAAACAGTGTATGATTTTGACGATTTCATTGCGTGGCTATGGTCTAGAGGCGGGTTGTTTACGAAAGCAGATCAGAGTTGGTTTACGTGGTGGAATGAGGAACAAGAGCATCTCAAAACAACCGGAGTGTGGGGGAAACTGCTTGAGATTATACTTGATCTtcgcttcttctttttccagtACAGTATTGTGTACCATCTTCGCATCGCAGAGAAGCGGACCAGTATTGGGGTATACTTGATTTCTTGGGGATGCATCATCGGAATTGCTGCGATATACATCACAACAATCTATGCTCAGAAGAAATATTCTGTCAAGGAGCATATTAAATACCGATTCATTCAGTTCTTAGTAATCGTCCTCACGGTTCTTGTGGTCGTGCTGATGCTGCAGTTCACTAAACTTACAGTTGTTGATTTGTTGATTAGTCTCTTGGCTTTTGTTCCCACAGGCTGGGGATTGATTTCCATAGCTCAAGTATTGAAACCGTTTCTGTTATCAACAGTGGTTTGGGACACAGTAATCTCTGTTGCTCGCCTTTACGACCTCTTCTTTGGGCTGATAGTTATGGCTCCAGTTGCATTGCTTTCATGGTTGCCCGGTTTTCAGAATATGCAAACACGGATTTTGTTCAATGAAGCTTTTAGCAGAGGGTTACAGATCTCTATCATTCTCGCTGGCAAAAAATCCACTTGA